A single window of Oceanispirochaeta sp. DNA harbors:
- a CDS encoding HigA family addiction module antitoxin — protein MTERRKPVHPGNVIKEDILVPLGLTVTKAAVDLGVSRKSLSELINEKASLSPDMATRIAKATKTSPESWLNMQSKLDLWTSEQKDITVIPFPVYSESVHDIKEG, from the coding sequence ATGACCGAAAGACGTAAACCTGTTCACCCGGGTAATGTTATAAAAGAAGATATATTAGTACCACTTGGGCTGACTGTTACTAAGGCTGCTGTAGATTTGGGTGTTTCAAGAAAGTCTCTCTCTGAACTTATTAACGAGAAAGCATCATTGAGTCCAGATATGGCAACCCGTATTGCAAAGGCAACTAAAACCTCTCCTGAAAGTTGGCTGAATATGCAGTCCAAATTGGATTTATGGACATCAGAGCAAAAGGATATAACTGTTATCCCCTTTCCTGTATATTCTGAATCGGTGCATGATATAAAAGAAGGGTAA
- a CDS encoding type II toxin-antitoxin system RelE/ParE family toxin gives MIKSFKHKGLEQFFISGSKKGIQPDHSRKLARILDRLDASITVQDMALPGYKLHQLSGNEKEIWSVWVNGNWRVTFFFEEGDAYVVDYRDYH, from the coding sequence ATGATAAAATCCTTCAAGCACAAAGGGCTTGAACAGTTTTTCATCTCAGGCAGCAAGAAGGGTATTCAACCTGATCATTCCAGGAAACTGGCACGTATCCTTGACCGCCTGGACGCTTCAATTACAGTACAGGACATGGCCTTACCAGGATACAAGCTCCATCAATTATCTGGTAACGAGAAGGAGATCTGGTCGGTTTGGGTTAATGGGAATTGGAGAGTTACTTTCTTCTTTGAAGAAGGTGATGCCTATGTTGTTGATTATAGGGACTATCATTAG